The Cottoperca gobio chromosome 15, fCotGob3.1, whole genome shotgun sequence genome segment CATGTTGCCCGTTTAAGGACCATGCGCTCCTATCAGCGATCAACTTACCGCTTCCACTTCAGCTGGGTCATACCAAACGTTGATGTAGGGGTGCTGGAGGGCCTCGTCTACGGAGATACGCTTGGAGGCATCAATCACTAACATCTTGGATAAGAGATCTCTAGCTTGGCTCGCTGAGGGGAGAAACAACAGATAGATAGGATGCTCTGCTATTAATCACAAGTCTTCAAATGTATTCGATGAAGTTCTGTTGGGTCATAATATGAAACCCTACCTTTCAGTTTGTTGTGGTCAGAGTCGGCAGGGAAGAGCACATCTGGGAAGAGTTTCTCAAAGGTGTACCCAGCATAGCGTGGCCTGTTTTCTACGTACGTTCTTACTGACTGGTTCAGCTTCATTAGAAAATCCTGAGATGGAGTGCCTAGCTGCTCAATTACCTTGTTCCACTGGTCGATGTCTGAAgtgtaaatgttaaagaaacacacactatTCACTtccacacatatacagtaacaCACCAGTAGCGTGACATTTAACGTTCTGTGTAGGTGCACACATCAACTGCTCTACTTACAGAGTGTCTGTAgtctacagacacacacgcacatacttAGATAACAGGATCTATAGTGATGCAGCCACTGTAGCTAATACATAACTATTATATACACTGTCTCAGCAACTATCAATCAATATACTACACTTTATTGTCTGCTTTGGCTCACATAAGAGAGTGCAGCAGAGCAATGACGGAGGTCATTGTCGAATGGAAATTTTGAAAATGGATAGCGAGGTGACAAAGGGAAACTGTCAGGATGATGTTGCTGCTCTCCTCACACAGAATGAAGCGATGACACAGTAATGGATCAATGATGGGGAAGGATACGATCAGTGCCGGGGAACAACACGCTTCCCCTGATCATCTCGGCCACTATGCAGCCCACTGACCATACATCCACTGGAGATGGACGTATAGATGACAGGGAGGTGGACATGCAAACAAAATGgtaggataaaaaaaaaatgaaagcacaaacaaaatgaTAAGAATGCAAGCAGAATGACAGTGGTGTGATGGGAATGAAAATGGAGAACATGCAGCATCTGCCAGATATATGAGAGGGAGCAACGCagtgatacaaataaaaactgacATGTTTACAGCCCGTGACGGCCAGAAAGCTTCAAATAAGGCATGTTACACTGGGCTATAATAACAAGTCCTCGCAGCCTGGCACAACATAGAAAGATCTGACAGTCTGCACAGCACGAAGCATAAACACTTTACAAAGACTGTTCAGATTAACAGTGAGAAGAAGAATTAAATTAGACCCAAGGATACAGTCCCTTCCCGGGAAGAGGATTTTATGGCGAACCATTTCCGCCAGTATGCAGCCCACAGACCATATGTCCACTAGTGAAGTGGAACAAAGCCGATAAGAGGTGAGAGGAATGCACAACAGGTTAGTTACACGGAGGTGGCCAATTAGTGAGCAGTTGCTTACAAACAAAGTCCCAACATGTACAGAAGCACCATGCGGCTTACACGGTGTTAAAAGCAGGATTTATCTTCAGGACCCTGGTTACGGGGTATAATAGATCTAACATAAAGGCTTAAAGAAAAGGGCTTATGGTCTACTACAGTGTCACATTGAAGATCAACAAGGGTCGACACTGTAGATTGACCGAGTAAAAGAAACGGTGCATATCGTAGATAATCACTAACCATTGGCTTGGTAGCCCATGCCCAGGATAACCTCTGGTGCTCTGTAGTAGCGTGTAACCACATACGGTGTCATCAGGAGGCCCGTGGCAGCCGTCCGAGCTAAGCCAAAGTCCAAAATCTTCAGTGTGCAATCTGACTTGACAACTATGTTACTGGGCTTGAGGTCCTACAGAGGAACACACACCAAAATAGcagtttttttatataaatttcTCTTCAATGTGTATAAGCAAGAGAAGCGGCATTAAGGAGGGAAATCCCCCATCTGACACCGTTCTGACACTAAACGGACCCCACATCACAACATCTTGACCAGAAGCATCGTTCAACCAATGAAAGCTTTTTCCCTTGTTTTTGTGATCACAGTATTGTCTGTACAAGTCACATGATAATACAATATCCATCGTGActaagtgggccggaccagtaaaatcatagcataataacctataaataaacctacaactccaaatgttcctcTTCGTTTTTGTGCAAAcaaatacaagtacattctgaaaatgttcaaatttaatgaactatctttttacaaaacattatgaacctgacatttattaagaaacaaaaggtgcaatttcaacaatattgtgcctcagttcatcatttagacatgttcattacaacttacagatcacagtgtatttacaaaggcacaaaacatttagtcacaggtatctggaacagtattttactttatgatcaaaacaactcatttttacactttgcaaagtcatcccgcgggccggaatggaccctctggcgggccggttttggcccccgggccgcatgtttgacacccctgctttattGCAATAATATAATTTGTCGCACACCTGCGTGATTCTAAtgctaatgtaatgtaatgacgcGAGTCTCGGATTTCTCTTCATGATGAGGTGCAAatataaaaccacacacacacacacacacacacacacacacacacacacacacacacacacacacacacacacacacacacacacacacacacacacacctgccctgTACCAGCTCACATAAGCTTCAGAAAGAATTGAATTTAGGTTGTACAGTCAAAGAAATATCTGTCCATcgtttatctttttttttatagaatatTTTCAAGATTTGTTggtaattaaacaaatatattctaTTACAGCAGTGTGCCAGTTGACTGTTTGCCCTTACACTTCACTGTCATGTGTCACAGAAGGTATAATGGTTCCCTTTTTCGGGACACCGGCCTGGTGTTAGTCTGTGCAGTTGATGCTTACCCTGTGAATGATGCCAGCAGCATGGAGGTGTTTGATACCACACAATGTCTGATAGAGCAGATAGGACAGCCTCTCGTGGTCCAGCTCCATCTGAATGACCTGGCACAGGTTGGCATCCATCAGCTCCATCACCAAGTATCTGACAGAGCGGAAACAATTCCAGCAAACACACAAGAGTGAGTAATTCAATTTTATGAAAAATAGATGCTGTATGCTCAAACTTAATGTACATTTACACTTcacatatatatacttacaCATCTTGGAATTCTTCTAATATTTTTTGTGGCGTAAAGACATTTAACAGGCCAATGATCTGTCGGTATAAAAGTACATGAATCATAATGATGTTGTCTTGCCATTTACCCGTCTCCACATCTCCCACTGGTCACGTAACTGAATATGTTAGCATACTTACATTTTTGTGATTGACACATTTCATTAGGACTAGTTCTCTGTACGCCCTCTTGGCATGGGTTTGATTTTGAAACGGCCGACTCAGCTTCTTGATGGCAACATTTCGTTCCAGATTTTGGTCATAAGCAGAGCTGAGGAACAAAGTTAGCAAATCGTTTTCAAAATATGGCCACAGATTGACAGTTGTCACTTCAATAGTATAAACACCTCTGCTTTTGTCATTAaccaaaatacaagtacaatcatttactttttatatagATTCATATTGTGAtttcttaaattaaatattcttGGTAACAGTGACCCATATTTCAGCAAGAAGCTGTTGACTGAAAATGGACGAGGTTGCAACACTCACCAGACGATTCCCTGAGCTCCTGAGCCGATGGGTCTCAGGTTCTGGTATCGCTTCAGTACTGTGAATGTCGAATCCCCAACATCTAGGCTGTAgaactctctttctttcttgtttttgttcatggTGAAGTCTTCGATTACTGCTTTCTGTGCATCCAAAAATGTCCTCTGTGTACACAAAGACAGGCATGCGTTGAAATATTGTGTCGTGCCAGGGCTACACCACTAATACCAGCAGGCAAAGAAACAGAGAAGCAAAGAAAGTCAAATGAAAATCTCTGCTCCCAAGAAGGTAAATTTGAAGCAAAGGAGAAAAGACATTGCTGAATTTCAAAATTGAGGCGAGCACTGCGGTTCCTTATCTAAGCAACTCAGCAAACACACCAGGATGGAAGACTTGAGATAATCGTTAGTGGGGGCAGAACAGCAGGCAACAGGGAGCTCTACTCCATCATGTGAAACATGACTCTCAGAGTGACTCTGTCACACTGGAAAACCAAGCCCGGTGATAATTCCTGTGAGTTTGGACCCCAGCCCAGGACTCCAGCCCAGTTCTACAAGCGGGTCTTCCACAGGCACATGCTAACTGGGTCAAGTTGCACCATGCGGCTGTGAGCCAAGATAACACGCAACACAGAGATGCCAATTTGTGTGCATGATGTCCCCAgaattatttcattaaaataaaaccatCTAAAGAAAACTCTCACATCAGCttcttcctttccctttctttaaTTCTTATATAAGCCGCGTAATCTCCCTCCCCACTCTTCCGCAATGCCGACACACAGTCCATGTGAGGGATATAATTGCCAGAATAAAATGAGTCAGCTCTCCTTCTGTTCGTCCAACGTCACAAAGACGTACATAACATCCGCCTCCCTCACAACATGAAAATAGACATGCCgccactttttatttttcagacaGGAAGCCAATTAGGCGACGTTCGTCTTGCTCGTCTCGTTATGAAGGTTTGACATTGCAGTAAGTGTGCAGTACTGTCGGTGGTATATAGTTATCTGTTGCTCTGTGGTAAGgtcataaatgtaataaaggcAATTCATGGGGATAATTGACATCAG includes the following:
- the mapk8a gene encoding mitogen-activated protein kinase 8 isoform X5 is translated as MIITLRALLEQGRTFLDAQKAVIEDFTMNKNKKEREFYSLDVGDSTFTVLKRYQNLRPIGSGAQGIVCSAYDQNLERNVAIKKLSRPFQNQTHAKRAYRELVLMKCVNHKNIIGLLNVFTPQKILEEFQDVYLVMELMDANLCQVIQMELDHERLSYLLYQTLCGIKHLHAAGIIHRDLKPSNIVVKSDCTLKILDFGLARTAATGLLMTPYVVTRYYRAPEVILGMGYQANVDVWSVGCIVAEMIRGSVLFPGTDHIDQWNKVIEQLGTPSQDFLMKLNQSVRTYVENRPRYAGYTFEKLFPDVLFPADSDHNKLKASQARDLLSKMLVIDASKRISVDEALQHPYINVWYDPAEVEAPHPKVLEKHLDEREHTVEEWKVLIYKEVSDWEEWTRNGVIRGQPPPLAQVQQ
- the mapk8a gene encoding mitogen-activated protein kinase 8 isoform X1, whose amino-acid sequence is MIITLRALLEQGRTFLDAQKAVIEDFTMNKNKKEREFYSLDVGDSTFTVLKRYQNLRPIGSGAQGIVCSAYDQNLERNVAIKKLSRPFQNQTHAKRAYRELVLMKCVNHKNIIGLLNVFTPQKILEEFQDVYLVMELMDANLCQVIQMELDHERLSYLLYQTLCGIKHLHAAGIIHRDLKPSNIVVKSDCTLKILDFGLARTAATGLLMTPYVVTRYYRAPEVILGMGYQANVDVWSVGCIVAEMIRGSVLFPGTDHIDQWNKVIEQLGTPSQDFLMKLNQSVRTYVENRPRYAGYTFEKLFPDVLFPADSDHNKLKASQARDLLSKMLVIDASKRISVDEALQHPYINVWYDPAEVEAPHPKVLEKHLDEREHTVEEWKVLIYKEVSDWEEWTRNGVIRGQPPPLGAAVIDSPPQPTSSSSSANDVSSMSTEPTDPSSDPTITSETDSSLDSHTSLGALACCR
- the mapk8a gene encoding mitogen-activated protein kinase 8 isoform X4; translated protein: MNKNKKEREFYSLDVGDSTFTVLKRYQNLRPIGSGAQGIVCSAYDQNLERNVAIKKLSRPFQNQTHAKRAYRELVLMKCVNHKNIIGLLNVFTPQKILEEFQDVYLVMELMDANLCQVIQMELDHERLSYLLYQTLCGIKHLHAAGIIHRDLKPSNIVVKSDCTLKILDFGLARTAATGLLMTPYVVTRYYRAPEVILGMGYQANVDVWSVGCIVAEMIRGSVLFPGTDHIDQWNKVIEQLGTPSQDFLMKLNQSVRTYVENRPRYAGYTFEKLFPDVLFPADSDHNKLKASQARDLLSKMLVIDASKRISVDEALQHPYINVWYDPAEVEAPHPKVLEKHLDEREHTVEEWKVLIYKEVSDWEEWTRNGVIRGQPPPLGAAVIDSPPQPTSSSSSANDVSSMSTEPTDPSSDPTITSETDSSLDSHTSLGALACCR
- the mapk8a gene encoding mitogen-activated protein kinase 8 isoform X2; this translates as MIITLRALLEQGRTFLDAQKAVIEDFTMNKNKKEREFYSLDVGDSTFTVLKRYQNLRPIGSGAQGIVCSAYDQNLERNVAIKKLSRPFQNQTHAKRAYRELVLMKCVNHKNIIGLLNVFTPQKILEEFQDVYLVMELMDANLCQVIQMELDHERLSYLLYQTLCGIKHLHAAGIIHRDLKPSNIVVKSDCTLKILDFGLARTAATGLLMTPYVVTRYYRAPEVILGMGYQANVDIWSVGCILAEMVRHKILFPGRDYIDQWNKVIEQLGTPSQDFLMKLNQSVRTYVENRPRYAGYTFEKLFPDVLFPADSDHNKLKASQARDLLSKMLVIDASKRISVDEALQHPYINVWYDPAEVEAPHPKVLEKHLDEREHTVEEWKVLIYKEVSDWEEWTRNGVIRGQPPPLGAAVIDSPPQPTSSSSSANDVSSMSTEPTDPSSDPTITSETDSSLDSHTSLGALACCR
- the mapk8a gene encoding mitogen-activated protein kinase 8 isoform X3; its protein translation is MTERTFLDAQKAVIEDFTMNKNKKEREFYSLDVGDSTFTVLKRYQNLRPIGSGAQGIVCSAYDQNLERNVAIKKLSRPFQNQTHAKRAYRELVLMKCVNHKNIIGLLNVFTPQKILEEFQDVYLVMELMDANLCQVIQMELDHERLSYLLYQTLCGIKHLHAAGIIHRDLKPSNIVVKSDCTLKILDFGLARTAATGLLMTPYVVTRYYRAPEVILGMGYQANVDVWSVGCIVAEMIRGSVLFPGTDHIDQWNKVIEQLGTPSQDFLMKLNQSVRTYVENRPRYAGYTFEKLFPDVLFPADSDHNKLKASQARDLLSKMLVIDASKRISVDEALQHPYINVWYDPAEVEAPHPKVLEKHLDEREHTVEEWKVLIYKEVSDWEEWTRNGVIRGQPPPLGAAVIDSPPQPTSSSSSANDVSSMSTEPTDPSSDPTITSETDSSLDSHTSLGALACCR